From Antechinus flavipes isolate AdamAnt ecotype Samford, QLD, Australia chromosome 1, AdamAnt_v2, whole genome shotgun sequence:
TTCTGGGTCATCCGCTGGCCTTCATGTGTTATCTATGGCCTTTACAAAATTTATCCAAAATTTTTTGTTAACCCAAGATATATCAAAACCACAATGGAAAAGGCTCAACATGGAAGGAGTAACTATCACTTGCTCTAACAAATCCTACCCCTCACCTCATATTAAATGAGTTACTAAATTCATTAGCTTGTTCTTCCAAACTATTTTTGAAACTCATCTTCCCTCGAGATATCTTCCTTAGTCACTATTGGACTGGGCTGTAACTAGTCCTGCTTTCAGTCACTGATATCAATGAATTCATTTTCCACATAGCGCTCAAAAACTTGTGGCtctccattgctttttttttttaaacagacttACACAGGGAGGTGTGTTGAGGAAACTTCACTTAATAAAGCAGACAGATATGTATATGTCTTTTCTCAAAATTACAACTTTGAAGAGTCCTCTTGGACCCCGAGAGGGTTATAAACTAGTGGTTGTCCAGGTCAttcatcaccttcatttcctaCCCAACTGCAGGTCTTTGGATTTCTCCATTATGCCCCTTACCTGGCATAAGGCTGTCTTTCTCACTTCTCTCATAATCCTTAATTTCATCTAAGGCTGCaatgtgtgtgtggaggggggaggggtacaacatatacaaagaaacaaatatggtTAAATGGACCAACTATCCATCTCATTGTACTAAGTATTTTTGAGTACAATAGATTTGAcctgcaaaacattttttaattttaatttttttctattctcactTCCCACCCTCTCCTGTAccttaatgaggaaaaaaaggaagcaaaatgtTTGCCTATAATATGCAAAATAAGCTCTCATATTGGCTATGTCCAAAActcattttataatttgaaatcatcttgttgcCAGAGAAGTAGTTTATTTCATCACTGGTCCTTtgaaattgtggttggtcattgtatAGATCAGAGTTTTTTCTAAGTTGCCTATATTTACATTGTTTTTGTTGAAATTGCCCTGTTGATCACTACAAAGCCATTTTAAAATAGCTTTGGCTTACTTTTCAGAAATTTAATTTGATTGGGGAGACATTCTCTCCTTTTCAAGCATCTTATTTGAAATTACATGAGTCTTAATTTTATGGGACTATTTATTCCCCTTGATATTTCATCAGCATCTTACATCTTTAATAGACTATTATAAAGAGTTTTCAATTAGATCCCCtgtttttatataactttatttctAAATACATGCCTCCACATTTGTCACCTAGAAAGCTAttctaatgactttttttaaagtaaaaaattttagaaacttaAAATCAGCACACTTGACTATACATTGCATATTCATGATCCAAAACCTCTTCAAAAAGGGAGGAAAGTGTGGTGCCAAATCAGTGTTTATACTATTTTTTGCTTATAAATGTACATTCCCTCACATCTGCCTAGAATAAAAATCTTTAGCTTCCCTCAAAGATATGCTCAACTGCTATGTCCTATCAGGTGTTTCCCGCTCGCTGCTTCCCTATCCTGCTATTGCTTGACTATTTCATGGCCTACTAATCTACTACTGTGATTTGTCTTATAATTTCTGGTCTCAGATTCATAGAAACTATACTTTCTAATTTTGACTGTTTAGATGTTTGCATCTTAGAATTGTGTAATAGTAAATGAGTTCTAAATGAACTGATTTTTGCTAGAGGAAGTCACATGCTACAGAAGTCCACACAGTAGAATCTCTGTGTATTGCAAATTCCCTCCAGAAGCTGGGCTAACATAAGTAGAATTATCAAGTGAAACAATCATAAACTACTAAGAATTTCAGTCCTCTTTTGAAAGCCTAATTATCAAGCTCATTCTCCTAGTAATTTCATATTGGCCAGTATCTTAAAACTTTTATATTTGACATGTTTTCTCCTTGAAACTAGCTAAGGACAGCACCTCATTTCTCAACTGGTAAATTTAGAAAGAGCTATCCATGCCTAAATAGCTTCACCACTATAAAAAGGCTGGAATAAATCATGTCTACTTCCTACTCTTCcatctaaaaaataaacaaaaccttgGATTTACATTGATATCAGGAACATCCTTGACAAATGACAAGGGATCAAGTTGGCTTTCGCAAATGTTATCCTAGAACAGATCAAATCTTTATCCTCATGCAGTTAGCTAAAAGATTCAGAgactaaaaaaaatctcattttgctTAAATTGAAGGGACCACAAACATTGACATAAAAACTGCATTTTTTTGCAGTTATTCATTAAAAGTTATTAGCTATATGAGAACTAAAAATCCCATGAAatttttcttgttgctgttgAGCGGACAactaattcatttatttgttattcaTAGCTGCAGATTCCTTTTTGTTTACTAGATTAATATGACTTGGGCTGTCCATTTAGCATTTCAGTGGATAATTTCACATTTGAATACATTTGAAGTACCAATAATTGTTGATAAATGTGCTTCTTCCTCCCATTTCCCCCAGCCTCTGTCACTAAAGAACTGAATAGCTTTAATGGGTAGTCATAGGCAAAAAATGTACCTTCTGATGAGCTTCCGCACACTATTTGGTTGGTCTTCCAATTGGAGACAATCTCTCTAGAGGGTAGTACCCTTTCTTTCTAGCACAGAAGAACCTGTCAGAATTTGTTCTGAAGGAGTAGCTTTAAAGAACCCAAGGTCACTGGAATTGTAGATAGCTCATGAAACAATGTATTATAAATGTAAgttgtaaaaaaataattataataaaaattagccTTAGTGTTATAGTTATGTGAGAATAATGGCCTCCAGGTTATCCTGGCAAagcaatgaattaataaaaattaaaaggcaaTAAATACAATATCTTTTGTCCTATGAAGTTTTCTCCAGTAGTATGGCTGAATAAACACATCCTAACTCAGTTTCTGTTCCTTTCTATTATTACTAATGCATTGGTTTGCAAACCAAATGAAAAGCTATCTGGTCATTTTCATCCTTTCAACTATTTAAGTCAGACgacataaaaagcaaaaaaaaaatcaatttaatttgaaCTACGCTTTCATTCTCCCTAATCATCTAATTTAGTCTAACCTAAGTTAGTCTAGGACCTAACTAcctttctttagtctttttttgttgtttaataagTCTTTTTATTAGTCTGAGTCTTTAGTGGTTAGAAAAACACTGAAAGAATAAAGATAAGGTACTTCTTGATCTCCAGAGAGAGTATTTCAATGTATACTGCAAAGTAGctacaagcttttttttttttttttttttttttttttttaaattacgaCTCCTAAATGGGAAAGtctcataaaagaaaatagtGTCTCGTCTCTTTTCTGAATCAAAACAACCGATGTGTAAAACtgggtctttggttttgtttttgagtGTTCAATATAGTAACTGTTGTGGGGTTTTTTGATATATTGTAAAATCTTTAACAAATATAAAGATGTAGAACTTCATTTAATCAGTCAATTAAACAAGCAAGACAGCATTTATGCATCCATCATTTTCTGGATTGTTGGTAACCTGTGcgtattttccttaaaaaaaaaaaaatgataagaattAGTACTATCTACTAACTTTAGTTTATGACATAAAAGctcttcaaaacaaattttttctagttataatcaaagtatttatatatacattttaaatgtagACATTATCCAAtctctaaatataaaataaggcaTGAACTTAATAAGGCTTCAAAAATTTTGGAAATTAAGAATAGCAGTCACTCACAAACAAGTTAATAAGAAAGAAAGTTAGCTTTAATGAATGAGTCAAAATACGTCAATTTAtgctatgtgctagacactaaaAAGAGAGATTTTCTGGAAgtgttttttagttgtatgctaATCTGAAAAAAGattccattaaaaacaaacaccAATGCTTCCTGTAATGTTATGTCTAGCAACAATGGAATGCCTAAAGAGTAATTGTGAATTACCCAAAGAGATTGCTTGGATCGAACAGTTTCAGTGAATTAAAGTATCTATCATGTAAAAGATGTGAGATATGTGAGAAGAAAGACTGGATGAGTCATGTAGCAAGAACAAGGAGTAACTAATTGATAGCCTGTATGTTTAATTCATATTCATTGAAATCAAGAGATACAGAGGAAGACTCCCTATCCCTCAACCCCCAGAATGTTGAAAACATTCTTTTATACCTAGATAGGGAAGAGATGGACAATAGAGATAGAGAATAGGATAGGCCTGCATTATTAGAAGGAATACCTATACTAACAAAATCACAGGTCTATCTAAAGGTTAAGATTTAGGATTTCTAATAAGTCACATTCATACTTTGGTCACAATGACCTTGTGAGAtacatggtaaaaatattttttagattaAGCTCAAAGAGATTGACTTTTTTATCGAATCGGGGTTCAAATTCAGGTTTCCTAACTCCTTTTAGCACTTTCTACCATACCATGATGtctttttagttaaaaaaaacatttgagcatacattttatgttttttatattgcaattttaattttctattacaaTAGTTTCAGGATGTATAGAATGTTCTTGGACTAATTTAGAAATGTTCTGGGCACTTAGTGAAGAGCAAAGTAAAAAGCTTGCCTTTCCTTTCTAGATCtatgttaataaataaaacaaaggaatatTAATTTAAGTTGGTCACAGTATTAAAATTTGCCATACTGACTTGGGATAAAATTTAGTTATATGATTAAATAAGACAGTTGATTACATGAACTTGTTTTAAAAGCATATAATTACAAACTTTTGTGAATTTAGGTAAAATGTCTTATTTTTGGCAAATAGTTATTCACCTCtgataaataaaaactaatagCTGTAACactaatctttaaaaaaacaaatctactTCTATCATAGTTGAGCTGTGAAgaatatgaatgtaatttttgtaaaaaatgaattagTCTCCCTCATAGATGTGATACaaattgaataaaaatcaaatctacTCCAATGAGCATCAAAACAAATGCTAGCTGCTTCTTTTAAATCTGTCAGATCTTATGTGCTTATTTTCAAACCACAGGTTACTAGCAGTTATTAGTATTATGAATCCTACTTACCCCAGATAACTTTGCCTCCTTGTGTCACAAGACCCAACTCACTCACATTCACTTCAATGACAGTCCCTTTGGTAATAACACCCAAAGTTGTATATAATGGGGAGGAGGGATTCTTCTTCACACCAAGTATGGGCAGGCAAAAAGTAGCTTTAAGTTCAGGATGAGTTACATGAGCCTTCTTAAAACGCAAACCCTGTTAACAATGAAAATGTCAATAGCTAATTTCCAACTACCTaaataatttttgcaacatttatATAGTCAAAGACTATGGAAGTAATAAAACTCAAATGAAAAGCATGTTCTGCTCACAAAACAGCTTCTACTGAAAGTTTCTTTTGTCTTATATACTAAATTGCCAATAGTTTGCTAAAGTATCAAATAAAAATCTATGAGTTAATTTAGGAAGACAACAAAATCTACAATACCACCAGTATCTATAGTTACAAGATAGCGTTCTCTCTTCTACATATAATAACTAGCAGCAAAGTATTCTAAAGAGATAGGAATCTCTTTTCTTCTATAAACATGTATGGAAGAGGCAGTAGCCTGGTAGGATAGAGTGAAATGCTTTTGTCATCTCTGCAGTTATCTAGTAATATTAGGTTAACAACCCATTTGGTAGTAAGCCTCACCAAACTGCTTGGCACTTTCCTATTatttataatgggaaaattaggCTAAAAATGCAGATTATAATACGGATTTCAAATCCTCAGCCTCTAACATACATGAAAAGAATGGAaacttgaatattttatttatatttctgaattttaCATCTTTTCAAGACTTAAAAGTTAAATttacaaagtttttatttctgaTATTATGTTGTGACTCTTCTTAAAGAGTAATTAAGAATTTTTAGAGTGAACAATTTCAGAAGAGTACTTTGTAGAGAAGCCCATATGTAGAAAACAATAACTAGCACATTAAATTACAAATAATTCCCTAGTAATGTTCAATtactaaatacttttaaattatagaattatGTTTTTTACTTATTCAAACAAGACTGCCCCCTTATAAGAGCTActacaaagaaattttaaaaggtacTTAATCTCCCCCCAGTgttccaattacattttttttttttcctgaggcaattggggttaagtaacttgcctcgggtcacacaactaggaagtattaaatgtctgagaccacatttgaactcagatcctcctgactttagggctggtgctctatccactgcaccacttagcttaGCTGCCCCTTACATGACACTTTAAAAACTTATTTCACCTAGACACAGGGGACTGGCATCAAGGTTTGTGGCTGCAAATTCTTGCAAATGACTTACCATTGGTCTAATAAATCTTTCATATTTTGGTGGTTTTCGAGTAAAGCCATCCCCAACAAAACAGACTTTAGTAACCATTCTCTTCCAagccttcttctttctttttcctgtacGAATAACCTTTAATACTTCTGTTTCTCCCTGGGCCCGAACTTTTGGCAAGGGTACTTCCCATTTACCCTAAAAGCATATCCATACAAACTGTTAATAAACAGTGttagttaataataaataatcaaaggatatgaacaattttcagatgaaaaaattaaagccatctataaaaaaatgctctaaatcactattgattaaagaaatgcaaattagattagctttgaggtaccacttcacatctatcagattggctaagatgacaggaaaaggtaataataaatgttggaagggatgtgggaaaactgggacactaatggattgttgttggagttgtgaacagatcaaGCCAttgtagagagcaatttggaactatgcccaaagggctattaaactttGATTCAGCAGGGTCaatactgagtctgtatcccaaagagatcataaaagggatAAGGATAAACCATGtacaaagatgtttgtagcaactattttttgtggtggcaaggaattaagtagatgctcatcaaatgggaaatgactgaataagttatgctatatgaatgtaatgaaatttttttttaaatagctttttatttacaaattatatatatgggtaattttacagcattgacaactgccaaacctttcattccaatttttcccctcctttcccccacttcctcccctagatggcaggatgaccaattaaatacattaaagtataaattagatacacaataagtatacatgaccaaactgttattttgttgtacataaagaatcagactctgaaatattgtacaattagcctgtgaaggaaatccaaaatgcaggcaggcaaaaatatagggattgggaattcaatgtaatggttcttagtcatctcccagagttcttttgctgggtgtagctggtttagttcactACTGCTCCAttgtaactgatttggttcatctcattgctgaagatggctaggtccatcagaattgatcatcatagagtatcgttattgaagtatataatgatctcctggtcctgctcttttcactcagcatcagttcgtgtaagtctctccaggcctttttgaaatcatcctgttggtcatttcttaccaacaataattgaatgtaatgaaattctactattctatatgaaatgatgaggaaGTTGATTTGAGGAAagccttatatgaactgatgctgagtgaagtgagaagaacaagaagaatattgtacacactaacaataagattatataataatcaactatgataagACTTAGCTCTTCCTGACAaagcaatgattcaagacaatttcaatagaactggggtgaaaaatgccatccacatccagaaagagaattatggagactgaatgtggatcaaagcatacttttttcaactttttttttttttttggtttgcttttaatTTCTCATGattcttcccttttattctgatttttcataACCTGActaatttaatgtttaaaatgactatacacatatattatattaattgctgtcttggagaggaggaatagaagagggagagagaaaaaatttggaactcaaaatcttacaaaaatgaattttaaaaccatctctacatgtaattggaaaaaaatactatttgagttaaaaaacaaaacaaaatatggtGTTGACAGCAAAATGTGAAAATTTTTGAGTCAAAGGCTAATAAATTAACACAGACACAAACAGGATTTTTTATAGTTATTCATAACTCTTTGAGGCAGGAATTACATATAttatcactttacaaatgaagtgaacaatcacatggctagtaaatcaAAAGAAGCAGAAAGCTCATTAGAAAGTTCCTTTTTCAAATCTCTCTTAGCTACTTAGGAAAAAACAGGGCATTGAATTCTTAATTAAAAGACTGATCTCTTTAAGACCTTTTTATTATTGGGGGTGAAAGAAAACGGCAAACTGAATAGATAAGGCAAAGGCTTCTAATAACCCTTTAGTGGTTTCCTATTCTCTACCAAATCAAGCCCAAAGTCATTGGCAtggttttgaagatttttttccaacTTGTTAACACTTTAATCCTTTACCATCTCTCACTTCATTCTTTATACTTAAGACAATGTAAACTTACTGTTCCCCTCACATGTCCCATATCGTCTTGCCTCTGATATTCCTAATGCCTTGAAATTCCTTCCTCTATCCATTTACCATTAAAAACCTCTCCAAAGCAAAATACTACCTTGTTCATGATACTTCTCAGATCTATTAGAAATGATCTTTCTTCTGTAAAATCTTATGTAGCCTGTTATTTCTGTTTCTTATCTACtcactatattttattttcttagttttgtaTCTTCACCTCCTGCTcccacatttatttttgtatcttagCATCTAGGACAGAACTTAGCATGTAGAAGGTTGAACTTTTTAGTATTATATGACTTTCTAATATTCTAAAGATGAGCCACCCCTTATAACATGATACAGTCACTAATAGTTTATTGAATGATTTCGCTAAAATGACAGACGCTTTATTTGATGAATTTTTCCTCATGAAATTATGTGAAAGAACAGTATCtactaactttaaaaatatagttaatGTTATTAAAATGGATGGTATAATATCAAAAATCTCTATAGCtaatgcttatttcattgaaaattctGTATGTAGTGATacaaattacataaaaatataatttgatatattCTAAATTCCTATCCTTATGTGTACCACTCAACAAAACCTATATTCTTACTAAAATCTGAGTGCCATGAAGACAAAGATCTTATTCAATACTTTTATATTCTTAGTCTCTCCATAGCCAATATATAATTATTCAAAGGTTGTCAATTTGTATTATAATTTAAATGATTCCAGTTTTGTCTTATGTCTAATAATATTGTAGCTACGCATGGACAAGGACTTTTTTGTGTACATTCATTTTATGTCATTGATTCACTGGTTTTCTCCATCAATTTGCTCTTATCTTCCCCAAAGCACATatttttactaaaataaaaaggCCATAATTCTTAAATTAGATTGTCATCTATTTTCTGTCATTTAAGGACTAGCCTATCAAAACCTGGACATAAGTTGCTAAATTTTTCAATCAAACAAATTCTCAAAGATTGTTTATCTGTCTCAGTAGAGGAATATTTGTCAAAAACATGAACCTTTCAAGCAAATATTGGATAATTCTAACCAACTTTAAcccttttgtttcaaattaatAGGAAAACCTAAAAAATATTCCTTATGAATTTTGATAAAAACCAGACATGAATATTTCTCATAAGAAGCCATTTAAACAtagcaaaaaaggggaaaaaaagaacattttaagaaATACCATCACTTACAGCTTTCTCTTTTCGTTTCTGTTTAATCATGTTGGAAAGGACTTTGGCTCGGGACTGTCCCTCTCTGTCTAGCAGATATGCAGGCACTGCTCCTTGGGGAGTTTTTTCATCGTTCTTTTGCTTGGTATTTCTCTTTTCATGCATCTTGATACTATGTAAAaagtccaggaaaaaaaaattatcctataaaaagttaatttaataCTTTGTAATTGCAAATACAGCAAACAGAATATACTCACGTCTTTTTCATCTGAATCTTCTCAGCATGACGCTGTTTATGGTAGAGTTTGGCCTTTAGACCaatcattttctttgctttctttgacCGTTCATGAGCCTCTcggctttccttctttctctttttttcatggtAATCCAAGCGGTAGCCATACCGCTTTCGATGTAACTCTATGTATTCATTTTGTGGCTATTAAGACACAGAagacaaaatacttttaaaagcatCTACTGAAAGAAAAACTTGccaaataactttcttttataaGGACCATGAACTAAGAAAAGATTTACTTTAGCTTAAAGTGATTACTTATACCTGCAAGCAATTAGAGCATTAGCTACACACACCTGCTGTCagacaaaatgaattattttttacatatggCAGGGAATGCTTCTTAGTCGGTTAGGACATTATTTGTTCATCATACACAACTGGTAAATGCCAATGATTCAGAAGGatgaaaataaactcattttatGGCCAGTAGAGATGTTCAACAGTTAAATTAATAAACTGTCATGATTCAAATGAGAAACTACAGCCAGAGAAATGCAATCCGATGCTAccttatatattttacttttcat
This genomic window contains:
- the NSA2 gene encoding ribosome biogenesis protein NSA2 homolog; this encodes MPQNEYIELHRKRYGYRLDYHEKKRKKESREAHERSKKAKKMIGLKAKLYHKQRHAEKIQMKKTIKMHEKRNTKQKNDEKTPQGAVPAYLLDREGQSRAKVLSNMIKQKRKEKAGKWEVPLPKVRAQGETEVLKVIRTGKRKKKAWKRMVTKVCFVGDGFTRKPPKYERFIRPMGLRFKKAHVTHPELKATFCLPILGVKKNPSSPLYTTLGVITKGTVIEVNVSELGLVTQGGKVIWGKYAQVTNNPENDGCINAVLLV